A genomic region of Anopheles coustani chromosome 3, idAnoCousDA_361_x.2, whole genome shotgun sequence contains the following coding sequences:
- the LOC131260462 gene encoding organic cation/carnitine transporter 2-like yields the protein MSATQEGGEADGSDAAFDRIMESIGNDGPFQKRYNIIFNVAAVLFFAMTVVNVLLILAVPDHRCGIPPDAIETARNQTSTEHWEDLFYPKEYNSRGEYVASSCLMYNVSFQNLDLLPSNTTTPCIYGYEYDRTYYDRTPVTEENWVCEKELYGTNAFAIVRVSEVCGTFILGQLGDRIGRLPVYLFSILTAVVGRVFAIFTAHQYWLFAALAFVGSFSTNTSFQSPLIIVMEISKDANRAALSLWQLVGWTAGVCLAPLALWWMRDWFWFMIVTSLPCLLFYCFPQYNIESPRWLASQGRYGDCLKQLRKIASINGRPLTIDEEQLRALVPRPEIERTYGIASLFSGWHMTKLTCLLQVSWICNTIPTFTLFLMSLQMGGNPFLNNFWQGAVELPAYLLGQICCDWLGRRFTNSGAFLGATLVCLPVILLIQRPGNELYVTMLAIVVKFFVCVTYFALYLQSVEMYPTSLRQTGASFGIIMANVFGALGPYIVFLGTNYDIRLPFVAMALIALVGAVSAIFLPETLHQKLPETMEEGRQFGRDQRFWAVPKRPSPPVESRAEEYRTPADQHELTKLNKTSS from the exons ATGTCCGCAACGCAAGAGGGCGGTGAAGCTGATGGATCGGATGCGGCGTTCGATCGGATTATGGAATCCATCGGCAACGATGGACCGTTTCAGAAGCGCTACAATATCATCTTCAATGTCGCAGCCGTACTATTCTTTGCGATGACGGTCGTGAACGTGCTTCTCATACTGGCAGTACCGGATCATCGGTGCGGCATACCGCCGGACGCTATAGAGACAGCTCGGAATCAAACATCAACAGAGCACTGGGAAGACTTATTTTATCCCAA AGAGTACAACAGCAGAGGAGAGTATGTGGCAAGCTCCTGTCTTATGTACAACGTTTCCTTTCAAAATCTGGACCTTCTTCCATCGAATACCACGACGCCCTGCATTTACGGTTACGAATACGATCGCACGTACTACGACCGAACACCGGTGACTGAAGAGAACTGGGTATGCGAGAAGGAGCTCTACGGAACCAATGCGTTTGCCATCGTACGCGTGTCCGAGGTCTGTGGTACTTTCATCTTGGGTCAGCTGGGAGATCG CATTGGGCGACTTCCGGTGTACTTGTTCAGCATCCTCACAGCCGTCGTGGGGCGGGTGTTTGCCATCTTCACCGCTCACCAATACTGGTTGTTTGCGGCACTCGCCTTCGTAGGGAGCTTTTCGACCAACACCTCGTTCCAGTCACCGTTGATCATCGTGATGGAAATCTCGAAAGATGCCAACCGGGCAGCCCTTTCCCTTTGGCAGTTGGTTGGATGGACCGCCGGCGTTTGCCTGGCACCGCTCGCTCTTTGGTGGATGCGTGATTGGTTTTGGTTCATGATCGTGACCTCACTGCCATGTCTGCTGTTCTACTGCTTCCCGCAGTATAACATAGAATCACCGCGATGGCTTGCCAGTCAGGGACGCTACGGTGACTGTTTGAAGCAACTGCGCAAGATCGCCTCCATCAATGGCCGACCGCTGACGATCGACGAAGAACAACTACGAGCCCTCGTACCAAGGCCGGAGATCGAACGGACTTATGGTATAGCATCGTTGTTCAGTGGATGGCATATGACCAAGCTGACGTGCCTATTGCAGGTTAGCTGGATCTGCAATACGATACCCACGTTCACCCTGTTCCTAATGAGCCTCCAGATGGGCGGCAACCCATTCCTTAACAACTTCTGGCAGGGTGCGGTCGAACTGCCCGCGTACCTACTCGGTCAAATCTGCTGCGACTGGCTCGGTCGGCGGTTCACCAACAGTGGCGCTTTCCTCGGAGCCACCCTGGTCTGCCTGCCCGTCATTCTGCTCATCCAGCGGCCCGGCAACGAGCTGTACGTGACCATGCTGGCCATCGTGGTGAAGTTCTTCGTCTGCGTTACCTACTTTGCGCTCTACCTGCAGTCGGTCGAAATGTACCCGACGTCCCTGCGGCAGACCGGCGCCTCCTTCGGGATCATCATGGCCAACGTGTTCGGCGCACTGGGACCGTACATCGTGTTTCTTGGCACCAACTATGACATCCGGCTGCCGTTCGTTGCGATGGCGCTGATTGCGCTGGTCGGGGCGGTCAGTGCGATCTTCCTGCCCGAAACGCTGCACCAAAAGCTGCCGGAAACGATGGAGGAGGGACGCCAGTTCGGACGTGACCAACGGTTCTGGGCGGTCCCGAAACGTCCCTCCCCGCCGGTGGAATCCCGTGCCGAGGAGTATCGCACACCGGCCGACCAGCACGAGCTAACGAAACTCAATAAGACCAGCTCGTGA